Proteins from one Legionella taurinensis genomic window:
- a CDS encoding sulfite exporter TauE/SafE family protein: MPDFLLTSLIYAIAGVIAGLLSGILGIGGGLVVVPALLFIFQQQDVIPPPLSMHFAAGTSLAVMIFTSQSSIYSHLKLGDMLWGVYQRLWPGIFVGVIAGAVSAYFIPTRVLEIIFGLFLLLVGVKMLREEKVTRHRQFPRGWINALVTGIIGFKSGLLGVGGGVLIIPYLTYCGVDTRKIAPVSSLCTLTVALLGTLIFILTGSRESGLPAYATGFIYWPAVVAVAIPSVLFAPLGAKLNYILPVKQLRYGFVVILFCTALSLLF, from the coding sequence ATGCCGGATTTTTTACTCACCTCGCTGATTTATGCCATCGCCGGTGTGATTGCCGGTTTGTTGTCGGGCATACTCGGCATTGGCGGCGGCCTTGTGGTGGTGCCGGCCCTGCTTTTTATTTTCCAGCAGCAAGACGTGATTCCGCCTCCCTTAAGCATGCATTTTGCGGCGGGGACATCGTTAGCGGTGATGATCTTTACTTCACAATCGTCCATTTACTCACACCTTAAACTGGGTGATATGTTATGGGGCGTTTATCAGCGCTTATGGCCGGGTATTTTCGTGGGTGTGATTGCCGGCGCGGTCAGTGCCTATTTTATTCCGACGCGGGTGCTTGAAATTATTTTTGGTCTCTTTTTGTTGTTAGTGGGCGTTAAAATGCTTCGCGAAGAGAAAGTAACCCGGCATCGCCAATTTCCTCGTGGGTGGATTAATGCCCTGGTGACAGGGATTATCGGTTTTAAATCAGGATTGTTAGGCGTTGGCGGTGGCGTGCTGATTATTCCCTACTTGACTTATTGCGGGGTGGATACCCGAAAGATTGCCCCGGTGTCGTCCTTATGCACGTTGACGGTCGCTCTCCTCGGCACCCTTATTTTTATTCTGACCGGCAGCCGGGAGTCTGGGCTTCCTGCTTATGCCACCGGATTTATTTATTGGCCGGCGGTGGTCGCCGTGGCCATACCCAGTGTGTTATTTGCACCCCTTGGCGCAAAACTAAATTATATTCTGCCGGTAAAACAATTGCGTTACGGTTTTGTGGTTATTTTGTTTTGTACAGCCCTGAGCCTGCTGTTCTGA
- the lgt gene encoding prolipoprotein diacylglyceryl transferase — MLPFPSIDPVAFSIGPLQVHWYGLMYLFGFVMAWLLAHWRAKRYALDWSSEQISDLIFYAAIGVILGGRLGYMLFYGTQQLLANPLSLFRLWEGGMSFHGGLLGVMIALALFARKTNKTFLQVGDFIAPLVPLGLAAGRAGNFINGELWGRVTTVPWAMVFPHSDGLPRHPSQLYELGFEGIALFILLWWYASRPRPAGRVSALFLIGYAISRMVVEFFRVPDVQLGYLALGWLTMGQLLSIPMLILGLWLWWRAES; from the coding sequence ATGCTGCCATTCCCCTCCATTGATCCCGTTGCTTTTTCCATTGGTCCCCTGCAGGTGCATTGGTATGGATTAATGTATCTTTTTGGCTTTGTCATGGCCTGGTTGCTTGCGCATTGGCGGGCGAAACGGTATGCGCTTGACTGGAGCAGTGAACAAATCAGCGACCTGATTTTTTATGCGGCCATTGGTGTCATTCTCGGCGGCCGCTTAGGGTATATGCTGTTTTATGGGACCCAGCAGCTCCTTGCCAACCCGTTGTCCTTGTTTAGGTTATGGGAAGGCGGCATGTCGTTTCATGGCGGATTGCTGGGGGTGATGATTGCGCTGGCTTTGTTTGCCCGTAAAACCAACAAAACCTTTCTGCAAGTGGGGGATTTCATTGCACCGCTGGTGCCTTTGGGATTGGCCGCCGGTCGGGCAGGGAATTTTATTAATGGGGAGTTGTGGGGGCGGGTAACGACTGTTCCCTGGGCCATGGTATTTCCTCATTCGGACGGGCTGCCGCGGCATCCGTCGCAACTGTATGAACTGGGCTTTGAAGGAATTGCTTTGTTTATTCTACTCTGGTGGTATGCCTCCAGGCCGCGTCCGGCAGGACGGGTATCGGCTTTGTTCTTAATCGGGTATGCTATCAGCCGGATGGTTGTCGAATTTTTCCGGGTGCCCGATGTGCAATTGGGTTATTTGGCATTGGGTTGGTTAACCATGGGGCAGTTGTTATCAATTCCCATGCTTATTTTAGGACTCTGGTTGTGGTGGCGGGCTGAATCATGA
- the thyA gene encoding thymidylate synthase: MKTYLELIQHVLDTGVKKSDRTGTGTLSVFGYQMRFNLQEGFPLVTTKKLHTRSIIHELLWFLKGDTNIAYLHENGVTIWDEWADSEGNLGPVYGQQWRSWPAADGRTIDQLSDLLQQIKNNPDSRRLIVSAWNVGELDKMALMPCHALFQFYVANGQLSCQLYQRSADIFLGVPFNIASYSLLTHMVAQQCNLEVGEFIWTGGDCHLYLNHLEQARTQLAREPLPLPQLRLARRPDSLFDYRFDDFVFENYQCHAAIKAPIAV; the protein is encoded by the coding sequence ATGAAAACATATCTTGAATTAATACAACATGTACTGGATACAGGGGTAAAAAAATCGGATCGTACCGGTACCGGTACGCTGTCGGTGTTTGGTTACCAGATGCGTTTTAATTTACAGGAGGGCTTCCCTCTGGTTACAACCAAGAAATTACACACGCGAAGCATTATTCATGAATTATTGTGGTTTTTAAAAGGCGACACCAACATTGCTTACCTCCATGAAAACGGCGTGACCATCTGGGATGAGTGGGCCGACAGTGAAGGCAATCTGGGCCCCGTGTACGGACAGCAATGGCGCTCCTGGCCGGCGGCGGATGGCCGTACCATCGATCAATTAAGCGACCTGCTTCAGCAGATTAAGAACAACCCTGATTCAAGACGATTGATTGTCAGTGCCTGGAATGTCGGTGAACTCGACAAAATGGCTTTAATGCCTTGCCATGCGCTTTTTCAGTTTTATGTCGCTAACGGTCAGTTATCCTGCCAACTGTATCAACGTTCTGCCGATATTTTTTTAGGTGTGCCGTTTAATATCGCTTCCTATTCCCTGCTGACCCACATGGTCGCACAACAGTGCAATCTGGAGGTGGGGGAGTTTATCTGGACTGGCGGGGATTGCCACCTGTATTTAAATCATCTGGAACAAGCCCGCACGCAATTGGCACGCGAGCCCTTGCCTTTACCGCAACTGCGCTTAGCCCGTCGTCCAGACAGCCTGTTTGATTACCGGTTCGACGATTTTGTGTTTGAAAACTATCAATGCCACGCGGCAATCAAAGCGCCCATTGCGGTTTAG
- a CDS encoding lysoplasmalogenase, whose translation MAHELPKRILTLFLVFAFLYLLLLPFIDYPLTTILKPLPIVCLMILVKTMPQDFMIKLLLTLALGFSLAGDVVLTHPSQLAFMIGMVCFLLAHCVYINLFLRDFQFNRNRLFISLIPLSLAVAGYSYFHTAFGQLAIPILVYLIALLTMVFSAFQVRQQAGTIISGACLFLVSDSLLGLGLFVIPSRWMPLAVMLTYYLAQLFITTGMLNRQLETSPQSVNPYQSV comes from the coding sequence ATGGCTCACGAACTGCCCAAACGGATTTTAACTCTCTTTTTAGTGTTTGCTTTTCTTTATCTTTTGCTGCTGCCTTTTATTGATTACCCGCTGACCACGATTTTAAAACCGCTGCCCATCGTCTGCCTGATGATCCTGGTTAAAACCATGCCGCAGGATTTCATGATTAAACTCCTGCTGACCCTGGCCCTAGGCTTTTCTTTAGCGGGAGATGTGGTCTTAACCCACCCGAGCCAGCTCGCGTTCATGATTGGGATGGTGTGCTTTTTATTGGCTCATTGTGTTTACATCAATCTTTTTTTGCGTGATTTTCAGTTTAACCGCAATCGCCTCTTCATTAGTTTAATCCCTTTAAGTCTTGCTGTTGCAGGCTACAGCTATTTTCATACTGCCTTTGGACAGTTGGCCATCCCGATTTTAGTGTATCTCATTGCTCTGCTTACCATGGTTTTTTCCGCTTTCCAGGTGAGGCAGCAGGCAGGGACTATTATTTCTGGCGCCTGCCTTTTCCTGGTCTCGGACAGTCTGCTGGGTTTAGGTCTCTTTGTTATTCCTTCACGCTGGATGCCTTTGGCCGTGATGCTCACTTATTATCTGGCGCAACTGTTTATAACCACGGGCATGCTGAATCGTCAGCTTGAGACGTCCCCTCAGTCCGTGAATCCTTACCAGTCGGTTTAG
- a CDS encoding glycoside hydrolase family 5 protein: MTMMLRLNQAARHVSFLLILLVSVASYAADQSLCNYLGTGIQPNLSLQLQANGGDSWGQYRAGYGNCQQNAGAGIPTHTEADKQWSVWSIYDENNNYYGTLTLVNNGSTVRFHQYSNDAKNGYYIDGLELKQEPNNPRQWIIRVSDKGKIVTPDKPTDAGPFAGTPRATPAVYSINTSKPYLLKVKGNQIVDNEGNVIVIRGMARPSLEWNKQGQFLSEDDLLNMKKWGANTIRLSLKQKSWLESKPADVKGSYKQIVDAIIYHATQNGMAVIIDLHWLDKDGQDAMAFKGSSVKFWQDVARQYKEYGTVMFELFNEPVIDKDVWLKGNATYAGYQELVDAIRATGANNICIVNGTEWGFNLSFVNASDNYHYAIKGENIVYGAHPYQRPYDQISASLQGVIGKYPVIFTEFGDNMRDHFPKTAKDSVPDTYKQSYTAILNYIQDHQVHYTAWAWWVEDAKPDFPTLIADWTGTPINGGVLVKQAMEANPGTPLLITSRGK, translated from the coding sequence ATGACCATGATGCTCCGTCTAAACCAAGCCGCTCGTCACGTCAGTTTTCTCCTCATTCTCCTGGTCAGTGTCGCGTCTTACGCCGCAGACCAATCCCTGTGCAATTACCTGGGAACGGGCATTCAACCCAATTTGAGCCTTCAATTGCAGGCCAATGGCGGCGACTCATGGGGTCAGTACCGCGCAGGCTATGGCAACTGCCAGCAGAATGCCGGCGCCGGGATCCCTACCCATACCGAGGCGGACAAACAATGGAGCGTGTGGTCCATTTATGATGAAAATAATAACTACTATGGCACCCTGACACTGGTAAACAATGGTTCGACCGTCCGCTTTCACCAATACAGCAATGACGCAAAAAACGGCTATTACATCGATGGACTCGAACTCAAGCAGGAGCCCAACAACCCCCGACAATGGATTATCCGCGTGTCAGACAAAGGCAAAATTGTCACTCCGGATAAGCCAACCGATGCAGGCCCCTTTGCTGGGACGCCTCGCGCCACGCCGGCAGTGTATTCAATTAATACATCCAAACCTTACCTGCTGAAGGTCAAGGGCAATCAAATTGTCGATAACGAGGGCAATGTGATTGTGATCCGCGGAATGGCAAGACCATCGCTCGAATGGAATAAACAGGGTCAGTTTCTCAGTGAAGACGACCTTCTGAACATGAAAAAATGGGGAGCCAACACCATCAGGCTCTCGCTTAAACAAAAAAGCTGGCTTGAATCCAAACCGGCAGATGTCAAGGGCTCCTATAAACAGATCGTTGACGCCATCATTTACCATGCCACACAAAACGGCATGGCGGTTATCATTGATTTGCACTGGCTTGACAAAGACGGTCAGGACGCCATGGCGTTTAAGGGATCGTCGGTTAAATTCTGGCAGGACGTGGCCCGCCAATACAAAGAGTACGGCACCGTCATGTTCGAATTATTCAATGAACCGGTCATTGATAAGGACGTCTGGCTTAAAGGTAACGCCACCTACGCGGGCTATCAGGAGCTGGTTGATGCCATTCGGGCTACCGGCGCAAACAACATTTGCATTGTGAATGGCACGGAGTGGGGATTTAATTTAAGTTTTGTGAATGCCAGCGACAATTACCACTATGCGATCAAGGGAGAAAACATCGTTTATGGCGCTCATCCCTATCAGCGGCCGTATGACCAAATCAGCGCAAGTTTACAGGGCGTTATCGGCAAATACCCGGTCATTTTTACTGAATTTGGCGACAACATGCGGGATCATTTCCCGAAAACCGCCAAGGACAGCGTCCCGGATACCTACAAGCAATCCTACACTGCTATCCTGAACTACATTCAGGATCATCAGGTTCATTATACTGCCTGGGCCTGGTGGGTAGAAGACGCCAAACCTGACTTCCCTACCTTGATTGCAGACTGGACCGGCACACCCATCAATGGTGGAGTACTGGTCAAACAGGCGATGGAAGCGAATCCAGGCACGCCCCTTCTTATCACCAGCCGCGGTAAATGA
- a CDS encoding serine/threonine transporter, translating to MSSHDAGVVTTETSLKVSEWQKQDTIWMLGLYGTAIGAGVLFLPIDAGMNGLWPLLIMAVLAFPMTYFSHRALCRFVLSGSKPKADITAVVDEHFGALAGKVLTFLYFFAIYPLLLMYSVAITNTTQSFLINQLGITPPSRAVLSITLILALMAVIRVGQQFVVKAMSVLVYPFITMLMLLALYLIPHWNGAILNQSAAIDPNGHGLLMCLWLIIPVMVFSFNHSPIISSFAVHQKQQYGQDADRRSNQILRYSHLMMVVTVLFFVFSCVFSLSPQDLAEAKRQNITILSYLANHFNNPLIAYAAPCIAFIAISKSFLGHYLGASEGMHGLLIKSMAKKHIEADGKRYQLYLAIDIFIIITCWIVATINPSILRMIETLGGPVIAMILFLLPMYALLKVPAMKPYRHRITDGFITVIGLIAISAILYGLISW from the coding sequence ATGTCTTCTCATGACGCAGGGGTAGTAACAACGGAGACTTCGCTCAAAGTTTCTGAGTGGCAGAAGCAGGATACGATCTGGATGCTGGGGCTGTATGGAACAGCCATTGGCGCAGGCGTTCTTTTCCTGCCTATTGATGCCGGGATGAATGGCCTTTGGCCTTTATTGATCATGGCCGTGCTCGCATTCCCGATGACTTATTTTTCTCACCGTGCCCTTTGCCGTTTTGTGTTATCCGGCTCAAAGCCCAAAGCCGATATCACCGCCGTTGTCGATGAGCATTTTGGGGCGCTGGCGGGCAAAGTCTTAACCTTCCTCTATTTTTTTGCCATTTACCCGCTGTTATTAATGTACAGTGTCGCCATTACCAACACGACGCAAAGTTTTTTGATTAATCAGCTGGGGATTACACCGCCGTCACGGGCTGTATTATCCATTACCCTGATTCTGGCGTTAATGGCCGTTATCCGGGTGGGGCAGCAGTTTGTGGTAAAAGCCATGAGTGTTCTGGTTTACCCGTTCATTACCATGCTCATGCTGCTGGCGCTTTATTTAATCCCGCACTGGAATGGGGCCATTTTAAATCAATCCGCCGCGATTGACCCTAACGGGCATGGTTTACTGATGTGCCTGTGGCTAATTATTCCGGTCATGGTGTTTTCATTTAATCATTCGCCGATTATTTCTTCCTTCGCCGTCCACCAGAAACAACAGTATGGCCAGGATGCGGATCGCCGCAGCAACCAGATCCTGCGCTACAGCCACCTGATGATGGTAGTGACTGTGCTGTTTTTTGTATTCAGTTGCGTGTTCAGTTTATCGCCCCAGGATTTGGCTGAAGCCAAGCGACAGAACATTACCATTCTGTCTTACCTGGCGAACCATTTTAACAACCCGCTGATTGCCTATGCGGCACCTTGTATTGCGTTTATCGCCATTTCCAAATCCTTCCTGGGGCATTACCTCGGGGCCAGTGAAGGGATGCACGGTTTATTGATCAAATCCATGGCTAAAAAACACATTGAAGCCGATGGCAAACGCTATCAATTGTACCTGGCCATTGATATTTTCATCATTATCACTTGCTGGATCGTAGCTACTATTAATCCCAGTATTTTGCGGATGATTGAAACCCTGGGCGGCCCGGTGATTGCGATGATTCTGTTCTTATTGCCCATGTATGCGCTGTTAAAAGTGCCAGCAATGAAACCTTACCGCCACAGGATTACCGATGGTTTTATCACCGTGATTGGCTTGATTGCTATTTCAGCCATTCTTTATGGGTTGATATCCTGGTAA
- the polA gene encoding DNA polymerase I produces MTSPLILVDGSSYFFRAFHALPPLTNSKGKPTGAIYGVANMVKRLIKDYKPQDLAVIFDAKGKTFRDDWYPEYKAHRAPMPDDLSCQFEPLLALLKAMGLPLLIVDGVEADDVIGTLAVLAAAKGRQVIISTGDKDMAQLVNPQVTLINTMTNQLLDSHGVYQKFGVKPEQIIDYLTLIGDSVDNIPGVNKCGPKTAAKWLEQYQTLDNLVANAHAISGKIGENLREALQQLPLSKRLVTIKTDVELPMTLDELAIQAAEQQSLIDLVRELEFKGWLKELLSSKEPQQQLQMDILEEEPSVIHYTLITTPAGLDEWVTQLNGCSQFSLDTKTAQFEPMDGQLVGIALATDSQGAAYIPIGHANQNEQLPADLVLNALKPVLENPGIGKIGKNLKYDYCILKNHGITLRGLAFDTMLESYVLNSSSSSHDIESLSLKYLGHKTIHLEEIAGKGSKQLPFDQIPVALAAPYAAEEADIALKLHHSLYPQLDESLKQVLNDIEMPLVTVLAEIENHGVLIDENALTRHGQRLKERMVALEMEAVQLAGRPFNLNSPKQLQEILFDELKLPVFTKTPTGQPSTAESVLQELAFDYRLPAVILEYRGLSKLVSTYIDALPKRINARTHRVHTCYNQAVAATGRLSSSEPNLQNIPIRSEEGRLIRKAFIAPPHHRIMAADYSQIELRIMAHLSQDPNLLKAFAQGWDIHAATASEIFQVSLNDITQEHRRRAKAINFGLIYGMSAFGLAKQLGIERQDAQYYMETYFKRYPGVLDYMERTRRQAHQSGYVETLFGRRLHLPEINTRNIMRQKAAERAAINAPMQGTAADIIKKAMLAVADWQNQQKEPLARMIMQVHDELVFEVREEAVELCRQTIPSLMENVVQLSVPLQVSVGVGLNWDEAH; encoded by the coding sequence CTGTCAGTTTGAGCCCCTGCTGGCCTTGTTAAAAGCCATGGGCTTGCCCTTGCTCATTGTCGACGGGGTAGAAGCGGACGATGTCATCGGCACCCTCGCCGTACTGGCCGCGGCCAAAGGCCGTCAAGTCATTATTTCCACCGGCGACAAGGACATGGCCCAGCTGGTCAATCCGCAGGTAACCCTCATTAACACCATGACCAATCAATTATTAGACAGCCATGGGGTTTATCAGAAATTTGGCGTCAAACCGGAACAAATCATCGATTACCTGACTTTAATTGGCGACAGCGTCGATAATATACCCGGCGTGAACAAATGCGGCCCTAAAACAGCCGCTAAATGGCTGGAGCAGTATCAAACGCTCGATAACCTGGTCGCCAATGCGCATGCCATCAGCGGTAAAATCGGGGAAAATCTGCGGGAAGCCCTGCAGCAATTGCCGCTTTCCAAGCGCTTAGTCACCATCAAAACCGACGTTGAATTGCCAATGACCCTTGATGAATTGGCCATTCAGGCAGCCGAACAACAGTCGCTCATCGACCTGGTTCGCGAGCTTGAATTTAAAGGTTGGCTTAAAGAATTACTGAGCAGCAAAGAACCCCAGCAGCAATTGCAAATGGATATCCTTGAAGAAGAACCGTCCGTCATTCACTATACCCTGATTACCACCCCAGCCGGTCTTGACGAGTGGGTTACCCAACTCAATGGCTGCAGCCAGTTCAGCTTAGATACCAAAACCGCTCAGTTTGAACCGATGGATGGCCAACTCGTTGGGATTGCGCTGGCTACGGATTCGCAAGGCGCGGCCTATATTCCAATCGGCCATGCGAATCAGAACGAGCAACTGCCGGCGGATTTAGTCTTAAATGCCCTAAAACCGGTTTTAGAAAACCCGGGCATTGGCAAAATTGGCAAAAACCTCAAATACGATTACTGCATTCTTAAAAACCACGGCATTACCCTTCGCGGTCTCGCCTTTGACACCATGCTGGAATCCTATGTTTTAAACAGCAGCAGCAGTAGCCACGACATTGAATCGCTCTCATTGAAATACTTAGGCCACAAGACCATCCACCTTGAGGAAATTGCCGGCAAGGGTAGTAAACAATTGCCCTTTGACCAGATCCCGGTTGCCCTGGCAGCGCCCTATGCCGCCGAAGAAGCGGACATTGCGCTGAAACTGCATCACAGCCTTTACCCCCAACTGGACGAATCGCTTAAACAAGTCTTAAACGACATTGAAATGCCGTTAGTCACCGTGCTTGCTGAAATTGAAAACCACGGGGTGCTTATCGATGAAAACGCGCTTACCCGTCATGGGCAACGCCTGAAAGAACGCATGGTTGCGCTGGAAATGGAAGCGGTGCAACTGGCGGGACGGCCTTTTAATTTAAACTCCCCCAAACAGTTGCAGGAAATTCTGTTTGATGAATTGAAACTACCGGTGTTTACCAAAACCCCCACAGGCCAACCATCCACGGCCGAATCGGTTCTGCAGGAGCTGGCTTTTGATTACCGATTACCCGCCGTTATTCTTGAGTACCGCGGGTTAAGCAAACTGGTCTCAACCTACATTGATGCCCTGCCGAAACGCATTAACGCACGTACCCACCGTGTCCATACCTGTTACAATCAGGCGGTGGCCGCCACTGGACGTCTGTCGTCCAGTGAGCCCAATCTGCAGAATATCCCCATTCGCAGTGAAGAAGGACGTCTTATCCGCAAAGCGTTTATTGCTCCGCCTCATCACCGCATCATGGCGGCTGACTATTCTCAGATTGAGTTGCGTATCATGGCGCATTTGTCGCAGGATCCCAATTTGCTTAAAGCCTTCGCACAGGGATGGGATATTCATGCGGCAACGGCCAGCGAAATTTTTCAGGTCAGCCTCAACGACATTACTCAGGAGCATCGCCGCCGTGCCAAAGCAATTAATTTCGGCCTGATTTATGGCATGTCCGCTTTTGGCCTTGCCAAGCAATTAGGCATTGAACGTCAGGATGCCCAATATTACATGGAAACGTATTTTAAACGTTATCCCGGGGTCCTGGATTACATGGAACGCACCCGCAGACAAGCTCATCAATCCGGCTATGTAGAAACTTTATTTGGCCGCCGTCTGCATCTGCCGGAAATTAATACGCGCAACATCATGCGTCAGAAAGCCGCCGAGCGGGCGGCCATCAATGCCCCCATGCAGGGCACCGCCGCCGACATCATTAAAAAAGCCATGCTGGCGGTAGCCGATTGGCAAAATCAGCAAAAAGAACCGTTAGCCCGCATGATCATGCAGGTTCATGATGAATTGGTGTTTGAAGTGCGCGAAGAAGCCGTTGAACTTTGCCGGCAAACTATCCCGTCGTTAATGGAAAATGTCGTACAACTTTCCGTGCCTTTGCAGGTCTCTGTGGGTGTGGGCCTGAACTGGGATGAAGCGCACTGA